AGTATCTAAGCTTCCACCCAGTCCTTAGGTGGGCGAGGCTTCGCCGGATTTATCACCTAAGTTCCCTCCATTTCAAAGCCACAAGTGCCCGCAAGGTCTGTCTAAGCCTGATTCTGCCGAAAGTTCGTATTACATTAGACTATCTACTTACAGCGTGTATGACGTGAAAAAACCACGAAGGAGCTCGTTTATTGGTACGATGCAAGGGCATTGACGAGCTGGGAGTTGCTGCCGCCGCCCTGCTGCCACTCCATCATAAAGTCTTCCAAAACGGCAAAAGCAGAGCAGATGCCCACAACAACGGACACAGTTTTACCCGAAGAGCCGAGCAACTCGCCAGAAAGTGCCAAAGCACTCAAAAGAGCGGCGCCCGTGGTAGCCGCGCTGGTCACCACCTTGTTTAACTCCTTTGCAACAGAAGCGTCTCTCTTACCGGCAATGACAATACTCTGATCCTTGAACTGTTTGGCAATGTCTTTTGGAGCAGACCCAGAGGTGAAGGCCCAGGTTCTGGCAAAGGTGATGGACAACACCACAACCAAAGCAGAGAACACAACTGCTCTGATTGGAGAAAAGGCAGACTCAGCCAAAGAGGAAGGTGCAGTCAAGTAGAAGGCAATGCCATCCACAACCTTGCCGGATTCAGCGTAGGTGCCAAGGATGGAGCTCACGAGAGGGTTGAAAGGAGCCACAAACACCGAGGCAAAGTACAAGGCAATCTGAGCCGAGGCAAGCACCGAGTATGCAAACAAAACAGGCAAAGCTCCAGTGTAGAACAAACGGAGTGGATACACATTGGCCGAGCCTCTAGCCCTGCTGGATCTGATGGGGATCTCCATACGGAAGTTCTGCAAGTAGATGGTGGCAAGACCGGCGACCAAAACGACAAGAATGGAGCCAAGTGTAGGGAAGTTTGGACGGAAAAACAATCCAATGAGCGAGTCTTTGATGGCGGTGAAATCCAACGTGATGAGGGTCTTGAACAACGTCGAGAGCACACCATACGTCTGTGGCTCTTCGCCGGGAGCAGCAGAGACCATCTCGAAGCCTGCCAAATCTCTTACAAGCCCCGCAGCACTGTGCAAGGCAATAAAGCACAAGACACCAGAGCCAAAGCCGTAGCCTTTATCAAGGACCTCGGCCATCAAGGTAAGGAAGAACGAGGTGCCCACCGTCTGCAAGAATATCAACACATAAGCACCGTAGGGCGAAGAAGTGGGCTCTTCAGGGTTGTAGCCCTTGATCACTTTATCGTAGTAGCCCAGGAAGAGCAACAAAAGCGAGAAGACAGCAGAAAAGACAATGGCCGTCACCTTC
This DNA window, taken from Candidozyma auris chromosome 7, complete sequence, encodes the following:
- the SSH1 gene encoding Ssh1p, whose protein sequence is MSFRLLDLAKFLTALVPEIELPDENVSLDEKVVYTIGSGIIFVLTQLPVYSLVKDASQQMADPFSTLRPLFAMEQGTLLELGLLPIVASGFIWQLAAGTRKLKVNFNYSLDRELFQTAQKVTAIVFSAVFSLLLLFSGYYDKVIKGYNPEEPTSSPYGAYVLIFLQTVGTSFFLTLMAEVLDKGYGFGSGVLCFIALHSAAGLVRDLAGFEMVSAAPGEEPQTYGVLSTLFKTLITLDFTAIKDSLIGLFFRPNFPTLGSILVVLVAGLATIYLQNFRMEIPIRSSRARGSANVYPLRLFYTGALPVLFAYSVLASAQIALYFASVFVAPFNPLVSSILGTYAESGKVVDGIAFYLTAPSSLAESAFSPIRAVVFSALVVVLSITFARTWAFTSGSAPKDIAKQFKDQSIVIAGKRDASVAKELNKVVTSAATTGAALLSALALSGELLGSSGKTVSVVVGICSAFAVLEDFMMEWQQGGGSNSQLVNALASYQ